One part of the Gossypium raimondii isolate GPD5lz chromosome 1, ASM2569854v1, whole genome shotgun sequence genome encodes these proteins:
- the LOC105785897 gene encoding uncharacterized protein LOC105785897, producing MGSTEEDTTTSKPTSLYDAASSTEPLLFKPTTGSAYPSPPIEEPPQSGPSESDPTQSLQISFNYGPRPFKDLPFLILFLLFVLCTFAFGIFSIFHRNDNYSNVSAFTYDFNSTSCVQDTSFLSSQLWVSETSFFALSSSSLWTYLVWTLVITSVLSVPLCLLLLLLLKHYTKQIVYVLLPFFIIMPVFFDVYWFVACSLSSSCSDAFPLVYRILVLVFILLIVGVIVWIIVANWHRIELTVRIIGVASDALSRNLGLFLVMPLLTVGLLAYYASIVVFLVFSRFNGKIVAKESNGEYTCVWKQDSWVPAYFTLAILTMLWSLTSMVEAQVYVTSGTIAQWYFSKDDTKPHRSIRRSLRNAFGPSSGTICLSGLLVFVVRVVRAAVDSAREDVPGIVNLVLRCCVNALMSAIDFLNKFTINFAAITGEAYCTSARMTYELLRRNLLSAVFVETVSTRLLAGVIFVLSSVYAIAVCAILKGVSDLGVNMYTVAALAWVLLILVLGFFVHVLDNVIDTVYICYAIDKDRGEVYKHEVHDVYFQLPISRNSRSSYPSRTLDV from the exons ATGGGCAGCACGGAAGAAGATACCACCACTTCCAAACCCACATCTCTATACGACGCCGCTTCCTCCACCGAACCTCTCCTCTTCAAACCCACCACCGGCTCTGCCTACCCATCTCCTCCAATCGAAGAACCACCTCAATCCGGCCCCTCCGAATCCGACCCAACTCAGTCCCTCCAGATCTCTTTCAATTACGGGCCCAGACCTTTCAAAGACCTCCCTTTCCTCATCCTCTTCCTTCTCTTCGTCCTCTGCACTTTCGCTTTCGGTATTTTCTCAATCTTCCATCGAAACGACAACTACTCCAACGTTTCGGCCTTCACCTACGATTTCAATTCCACTTCGTGCGTTCAAGACACTTCCTTTTTATCAAGTCAATTATGGGTCTCTGAAACTTCATTTTTTGCGTTGTCAAGTTCCAGTCTTTGGACGTATTTAGTATGGACCCTTGTGATAACTTCAGTTTTAAGTGTACCCTTAtgtttgcttttgcttttattACTCAAACACTACACCAAGCAGATCGTTTATGTCTTGCTTCCTTTCTTTATAATCATGCCGGTTTTCTTTGATGTTTATTGGTTCGTTGCTTGTTCCTTGAGCTCTTCTTGTAGTGATGCTTTCCCTTTGGTCTATAGAATTCTGGTGcttgttttcattttgttaaTAGTTGGGGTTATTGTTTGGATCATTGTGGCTAATTGGCATCGGATCGAGTTGACTGTGAGGATTATCGGGGTTGCTTCCGATGCGCTTTCGAGGAATTTAGGGTTGTTTTTGGTGATGCCGTTGTTGACCGTTGGATTGTTGGCTTATTATGCGTCAATTGTTGTGTTCTTGGTGTTTTCTAGGTTTAATGGGAAAATTGTGGCTAAAGAATCGAATGGGGAGTATACTTGTGTTTGGAAACAAGATAGCTGGGTGCCTGCTTATTTTACATTGGCTATTTTGACAATGTTGTGGTCCTTGACCAGTATGGTGGAAGCTCAGGTTTATGTTACCAGTGGCACCATTGCTCAGTGGTACTTCTCCAAAGATGATACGAAACCTCACCGGAGCATAAGGAGATCTTTGAG AAATGCATTTGGTCCTTCTTCTGGCACCATCTGTCTATCTGGATTACTTGTCTTTGTTGTTCGAGTGGTGCGTGCTGCTGTTGATAGTGCAAGAGAAGATGTTCCTGGGATAGTGAATCTTGTTCTGCGGTGTTGTGTTAATGCCCTAATGTCTGCGATAGACTTTCTTAACAAGTTCACTATCAACTTTGCGGCAATAACTGGCGAGGCATATTGCACCTCTGCGAGGATGACATATGAGCTTCTAAGACGTAACCTACTCTCTGCTGTTTTTGTGGAGACCGTATCAACTCGTTTATTAGCAGGAGTTATTTTTGTCCTTTCATCAGTTTATGCAATTGCG GTCTGTGCGATCTTAAAGGGTGTTAGTGATCTAGGGGTTAACATGTACACCGTCGCAGCTCTTGCGTGGGTGCTGCTAATCCTGGTACTGGGATTCTTTGTCCATGTGTTGGACAATGTGATCGACACTGTTTACATCTGCTATGCAATCGATAAAGATAGAGGGGAAGTGTACAAGCATGAGGTTCATGATGTTTACTTTCAGTTACCAATCAGTAGGAACAGTCGATCATCCTACCCATCTAGAACACTTGATGTATAG